From the Sphingobacteruim zhuxiongii genome, the window ATATTACAAGAAGCTGATTTTACGCAAACAATAAGCAAGGTGACTGCTGAAGAGATTGCAAAGGAGCTTTCCGAAAATGGTAAAGCAATCTTATACATCAATTTTGAAGTCGATCAATCAAAAATTAGTGATGAAGGTATGGAGATTGTCAAACAAATTGGAGAAGCCCTCAACAGCGACAAATCTTTAAAAATCGCAATCGAAGGACATACTGACAAAACGGGAGATCCATCAAAAAACAAAATATTATCAAACGATCGTGCAAATGCCGTCATGCTAGCCTTAGTTACAGATGGTATAGATCAATCGCGGTTAACGGCCAATGGTTTCGGTTCAGAAAAACCATTAATCGCTGATGATTCAGAAAAAAACCAAGCAAAAAACAGAAGAGTTGAACTCATCCGTATTAATTAATATTCACTTTAATCAAATCCTATGAAAAATCCCATTAACTATTTATTAATCCTCTTCCTTTCAATATTTGCTTCGTGCAGCAAATCTGACGATAATAGTCTTCCTGATGATAACCATGGTGGACCATTAAGCAACTCTTATTGGCCTTTAGCTGTTGGCAACACGTGGAACCTTGCCAATATTGATAATTCTCAAGAGAAGTCGACCTATTTTCTTCATAAATCGATACAACATGAAGGTAAAACTTACTATCAATTTAAACCCGTTGGAACCGACCTTGAAGTGGAAATAACAGATGGTATACGAGAAGATAATGGTATATTTTACGAATTACATGGAGCCACATCCGCAATGGGTGTCAATACCTCTCCCGGTGTTATCACTTCGATTAACTTGAATCTAGCAGTAGGTGCTATCTGGAAGGAGGAGGTTACACTGAATATTACTGGTCTCGCTTCTGGAACAATCAAGCATACGAATGAAGGTAAAATTCTAGCCAAATCAGCATCTGAATCGATAAATGGCAAGACTTATAAAGATGTTATAAAAGCAGAAACCAAAAAAACAGTTCGTAATAGTATATCGGGCTATACTTTAACGATTATTTACGAAACTTGGTTATCTAAAGGTGTAGGAATTATCTACGAAAAGAGCACCTATGACGCCAATGAAGTTGAGCGTTTCGGATTGGTGAGCTACACGCTGAAATAAAATTGTAGTTGTATAAGGTTATTTATTAAAAGGTCTGTTTTATTTACTCATGGAGCAGACCTTTTTATGTGTAATTAAGCATTTACACCTTGTCGCTACTTAATTATCCTAGCTTAACTTCTCATGAGATTTTTGATTTTCGAAACGACAAGCCTTAATGGGCGAGCCAAAAACCAAACAAGCGCGAGCACTTTAGCCCCGAAATTCTGGCTCGTTATCTTGCTATCCTTTTCTTGAACGGAGGTTAACGTCGCGACTAAGTCATTGCGCCCTACTTTTTCAATTTGAACAAGATTTCCATCACCGATTAGGTACATGAAGTCTTTATTTTTGAATAGGATACGATGTAAGATCCAATTTCCTCTCCAGCGTGCAAGAACGACATCTCCCAATCTCGTATCTTCAAATTTCACCGGACTTACCCTAATCTGAGAACCATCTTGAATAAAAGGTTCCATACTTCGCCCTTTCAAGCGAAATTGAACAGACTTCCCCTCCCGGATAATGTCTTCCAATCCCTCAAAAAAACTTCTATTATCTAGCGTTAAAGACGGTTCCAATGGTTTATTTTTTATTCCGTTTATATTTTCTGTTCACCTTAAGCCTACTTCAGCCCTAGCTTAAGCTTACCTTAGCCCTTCAAAAGCAAAAATAAAGGCCTCAGCTAGGTTTCATGACTGCATTGATTCTGACGTTAATTAGAACAACCTAGCTTTTAAATACTGATCTTCCTTTTGGGTCATTAAAGTTTTATCTTCTTTCTTTTTGTCGTAATATCCACATAGGTGTAGAACGCCATGGATAATTACTCGATGTAATTCGTCACGATCCGCAACACCAAATTTTGCAGCATTTTCGCGGATTCGCTCGATCGAGATGAAAATATCTCCGGCAATTACAGTTTCGTCTTCCGAAGAATCAAAAGTGACAATATCTGTATAGGTATCGTGGTCTAAGTATTGTTTGTTGATACTTAACAAATATTCATCTGAGCAAAAAATAAAATTCAATTCTGCTACACGCGTA encodes:
- a CDS encoding S24/S26 family peptidase — translated: MEPSLTLDNRSFFEGLEDIIREGKSVQFRLKGRSMEPFIQDGSQIRVSPVKFEDTRLGDVVLARWRGNWILHRILFKNKDFMYLIGDGNLVQIEKVGRNDLVATLTSVQEKDSKITSQNFGAKVLALVWFLARPLRLVVSKIKNLMRS
- the ybeY gene encoding rRNA maturation RNase YbeY — its product is MALKDIHFFTEDIAFSLKEKQKVREWIAQTIKSEGFTRVAELNFIFCSDEYLLSINKQYLDHDTYTDIVTFDSSEDETVIAGDIFISIERIRENAAKFGVADRDELHRVIIHGVLHLCGYYDKKKEDKTLMTQKEDQYLKARLF